The following coding sequences lie in one Methanobrevibacter olleyae genomic window:
- a CDS encoding argininosuccinate synthase — MEKVVLAFSGGLDTTVCVKLLEEKYNYEVVTACVDVGQPREELEKSQNSADKINTGKHYIIDAKDEFANEYIARGIKANAEYEGYPLSTALARPLIAMKIIEIAEKEGATAIAHGCTGKGNDQFRFEAIIRSMSDFKIIAPIREMNLTRTEEQAYAKEHGLNLSYDKIYSIDENLWGRAIEGDVLEDPANEPPEEIYEWTKSAEDAKDTPTKVSIEFEEGVPVAINGEIMGLVDLINKANEIAGENGVGRVDIIENRMIGLKSRETYEVPGAKLLIAAHKALEQLVLTVDELRFAEYMSTLYADLVYEALWQEPLREDIDQAIDHMQRRVSGEVVMKLFKGSIQPLSRKSPFSLHSIEQITFEDKETDQNEIEGMIKYHGLQAANYQKLNR, encoded by the coding sequence ATGGAAAAAGTTGTTCTTGCATTTAGTGGGGGATTAGACACTACTGTATGTGTTAAATTATTAGAAGAAAAATATAATTATGAAGTAGTTACTGCATGTGTTGATGTTGGCCAGCCGAGAGAAGAATTAGAAAAATCTCAAAACTCTGCAGATAAAATTAATACTGGCAAACATTATATTATTGATGCTAAAGATGAATTTGCAAATGAATATATTGCAAGAGGAATTAAAGCAAATGCAGAGTATGAAGGTTATCCATTAAGTACTGCACTTGCAAGACCTTTAATTGCAATGAAAATTATTGAAATTGCAGAAAAAGAAGGGGCAACTGCAATTGCACATGGATGTACTGGTAAAGGAAACGACCAATTCAGATTCGAGGCTATTATTAGATCAATGTCTGATTTTAAAATTATTGCACCAATTAGAGAAATGAACCTAACAAGAACTGAAGAACAAGCTTATGCAAAAGAACATGGTCTTAATTTATCCTATGATAAGATTTACAGCATAGATGAAAATCTTTGGGGGCGAGCTATTGAAGGAGATGTACTTGAAGATCCTGCAAATGAGCCACCTGAAGAAATTTATGAATGGACTAAATCTGCAGAAGATGCAAAAGATACTCCTACTAAAGTAAGTATTGAATTTGAAGAAGGGGTTCCAGTAGCTATTAATGGAGAAATTATGGGGCTTGTAGACTTAATCAATAAAGCTAATGAAATTGCTGGTGAAAATGGTGTTGGTAGAGTGGACATTATTGAAAACAGAATGATTGGTCTTAAAAGCAGAGAAACCTATGAAGTTCCAGGTGCTAAATTATTAATTGCAGCTCATAAAGCATTAGAACAATTAGTTTTAACTGTAGATGAATTAAGATTTGCAGAATACATGAGCACATTATATGCGGATTTAGTTTACGAAGCATTATGGCAAGAACCTTTAAGAGAAGATATCGATCAAGCTATTGACCATATGCAAAGAAGAGTTAGCGGAGAAGTTGTAATGAAATTATTCAAAGGTTCTATTCAGCCATTAAGCAGAAAATCACCTTTCAGCTTACACAGTATTGAACAAATTACCTTTGAAGATAAGGAAACTGACCAAAATGAAATTGAAGGTATGATAAAATACCACGGTCTTCAAGCTGCTAACTACCAAAAATTAAATAGATAA